The Populus nigra chromosome 19, ddPopNigr1.1, whole genome shotgun sequence genome includes a window with the following:
- the LOC133679606 gene encoding zinc finger CCCH domain-containing protein 25-like, with protein MNPLTLVKRIQNINSKEAALGISEEASWHAKYKDSAYVFVGGIPFDLTEGDLLAVFAQYGEVVDANLVRDKGTGKSKGFAFIAYEDQRSTNLAVDNLNGAQVLGRIIRVDHVTKYKKKEEEDEETAQQKREARGVCHAFQRGECNRGAGCRFSHDEHRAANTGWGAQDKSSRWGHEMFDGPKKSEERSSYNMPSESHPKQNDRREEKRSRWHDDNEIVQKPREDYNRREDKKLRRLEDDAFVPNPREDDYKRDENRLKRHKDIVPEPKLRGDNYRKEEKISRRHDRDEFEPRSREDDDKREERRSRRNETESYFREEQDKRRGDKLSAHGRDSPSNRHRERGRGDHRRKAER; from the exons ATGAATCCATTGACGCTGGTGAaacgaatccaaaacataaactCAAAAGAAGCTGCGTTAGGGATTTCAGAGGAAGCATCATGGCATGCTAAGTACAAAGACTCTGCTTATGTCTTTGTGGGTGGCATTCCTTTCGATCTCACTGAAGGCGATCTCCTCGCTGTCTTTGCTCA ATACGGGGAGGTAGTTGATGCTAATCTAGTAAGAGACAAGGGTACTggtaaatcaaaaggttttgcATTTATTGCATACGAGGATCAGAGAAGTACAAATCTTGCTGTAG ATAATCTAAATGGAGCTCAGGTTCTTGGCCGAATTATAAGGGTTGACCACGTTACTAAGtacaagaagaaagaagaagaagatgaagagacAGCGCAGCAGAAGAGGGAGGCCCGGGGGGTTTGTCATGCGTTCCAGAGAGGTGAATGTAATCGTGGAGCTGGGTGCAGATTTTCCCATGATGAGCAT AGAGCTGCAAACACAGGCTGGGGTGCTCAAGATAAAAGTTCTAGATGGGGACATGAAATGTTTGATGGTCCTAAGAAGAGTGAGGAAAGATCTAGCTATAACATGCCCTCAGAGAGCCACCCTAAACAAAATGATAGGAGGGAGGAAAAGAGATCAAGATGGCATGATGATAATGAGATTGTGCAGAAGCCAAGAGAAGATTATAACAGAAGGGAAGACAAGAAATTAAGAAGGCTCGAAGATGATGCATTTGTGCCAAATCCAAGAGAAGATGATTATAAGAGAGatgaaaatagattgaaaaggCACAAGGATATTGTACCTGAACCGAAGTTGAGAGGAGATAATTATAGAAAGGAGGAAAAAATATCAAGGAGGCATGATCGTGATGAATTTGAACCCAGGTCAAGAGAAGATGATGATAAGAGGGAAGAAAGGAGATCAAGAAGGAATGAAACAGAGTCCTATTTCAGAGAAGAGCAAGATAAGAGACGAGGGGACAAATTGTCTGCACATGGGAGGGATTCTCCCTCCAATCGTCATCGAGAAAGAGGAAGAGGTGATCACAGGCGTAAAGCAGAGAGATAA
- the LOC133679605 gene encoding uncharacterized protein LOC133679605 isoform X1, translating into MKLKNLVKILETLQSVEFNRKSNQQALVDMPHVKNPQLDVRSEAFSFLGLPKVYIIHPATFLTLQILNVSSSSTRPKLWPFCLLAMETLTGLYTKVFTKNNNKTLSPSRSAQLGRSDISFSPSLSLKRAHFDHLALCRRRDAPLLVMKSHPASNAEVLTGFETAVSGNQKITPGKTVHVKFQLQKECMFGEQFLLVGEDPMIGLWDPSNAIPLDWSEGHTWSVELDVHIDLTMQYKFILKRSTGEIVWQPGPDRIFKTWESSSSVVIAEDWENAGAQKIMEEQVINTPDLEPVGAGNVSLQGGEVMSDVNKDLMLSGHIACAEDKSNGKYEVVNGSAYPAEGHIINADIKLESGESFGSRKEVPVPADKNNCTTPTCKNPVTMEDEETLLTYEQRTVLVPGLKSSTSSL; encoded by the exons ATGAAGCTAAAAAACCTGGTAAAGATCCTTGAAACCCTCCAGTCTGTTGAGTTTAACAGAAAATCAAACCAGCAAGCTCTTGTTGATATGCCACATGTCAAAAACCCACAACTTGATGTTAGATCCGAAGCCTTCTCATTCCTTGGTCTTCCCAAAGTGTATATAATACACCCCGCCACGTTCCTCACTCTACAGATACTAAACGTCTCTTCTAGTTCAACAAGACCCAAGCTTTGGCCTTTTTGTTTGTTAGCAATGGAAACTTTAACTGGCTTGTACACTAAGGTCTttacaaaaaacaataacaaaacttTATCACCATCAAGATCAGCTCAACTGGGTCGATCTGATATTAGCTTTTCTCCATCTCTAAGTCTAAAGAGAGCACATTTTGATCATTTGGCATTGTGTCGACGCAGAGATGCTCCATTGCTGGTCATGAAATCCCATCCTGCATCTAATGCAGAG gTGTTGACTGGCTTCGAGACTGCAGTGTCTGGGAACCAAAAAATAA CACCAGGAAAAACTGTTCACGTGAAGTTCCAGTTGCAGAAGGAGTGTATGTTCGGTGAGCAATTTCTCCTGGTTGGGGAAGACCCAATGATTGGTCTGTGGGATCCATCAAATGCCATACCACTCGACTGGTCAGAGGGACACACATGGAGTGTTGAGCTG GATGTGCACATTGATTTGACGATGCAATACAAGTTTATTCTTAAAAGAAGCACGGGAGAAATTGTTTGGCAACCTGGTCCAGACAGAATATTCAAGACATGGGAAAGCAGTAGCAGTGTAGTGATTGCAGAGGATTGGGAAAATGCTGGAGCTCAAAAAATTATGGAGGAGCAAGTGATCAATACTCCAGATTTGGAGCCTGTTGGTGCTGGAAATGTTTCTCTTCAGGGGGGAGAAGTTATGTCTGATGTCAACAAGGATTTAATGCTTTCAGGGCACATTGCCTGTGCAGAAGATAAATCAAATGGTAAGTATGAGGTTGTCAATGGTAGTGCCTATCCAGCGGAGGGACATATAATTAATGCAGACATAAAACTTGAGTCAGGGGAATCTTTTGGTAGCAGAAAAGAGGTGCCAGTGCCAGCAGACAAGAATAATTGTACAACTCCAACTTGCAAGAACCCAGTAACCATGGAGGATGAAGAAACCTTGTTGACTTATGAACAGCGCACTGTTCTTGTACCTGGTTTGAAATCCTCCACAAGCAGTCTCTAG
- the LOC133679605 gene encoding uncharacterized protein LOC133679605 isoform X2, giving the protein MKLKNLVKILETLQSVEFNRKSNQQALVDMPHVKNPQLDVRSEAFSFLGLPKVYIIHPATFLTLQILNVSSSSTRPKLWPFCLLAMETLTGLYTKVFTKNNNKTLSPSRSAQLGRSDISFSPSLSLKRAHFDHLALCRRRDAPLLVMKSHPASNAEVLTGFETAVSGNQKITPGKTVHVKFQLQKECMFGEQFLLVGEDPMIGLWDPSNAIPLDWSEGHTWSVELDVHIDLTMQYKFILKRSTGEIVWQPGPDRIFKTWESSSSVVIAEDWENAGAQKIMEEQVINTPDLEPVGAGNVSLQGGEVMSDVNKDLMLSGHIACAEDKSNGESFGSRKEVPVPADKNNCTTPTCKNPVTMEDEETLLTYEQRTVLVPGLKSSTSSL; this is encoded by the exons ATGAAGCTAAAAAACCTGGTAAAGATCCTTGAAACCCTCCAGTCTGTTGAGTTTAACAGAAAATCAAACCAGCAAGCTCTTGTTGATATGCCACATGTCAAAAACCCACAACTTGATGTTAGATCCGAAGCCTTCTCATTCCTTGGTCTTCCCAAAGTGTATATAATACACCCCGCCACGTTCCTCACTCTACAGATACTAAACGTCTCTTCTAGTTCAACAAGACCCAAGCTTTGGCCTTTTTGTTTGTTAGCAATGGAAACTTTAACTGGCTTGTACACTAAGGTCTttacaaaaaacaataacaaaacttTATCACCATCAAGATCAGCTCAACTGGGTCGATCTGATATTAGCTTTTCTCCATCTCTAAGTCTAAAGAGAGCACATTTTGATCATTTGGCATTGTGTCGACGCAGAGATGCTCCATTGCTGGTCATGAAATCCCATCCTGCATCTAATGCAGAG gTGTTGACTGGCTTCGAGACTGCAGTGTCTGGGAACCAAAAAATAA CACCAGGAAAAACTGTTCACGTGAAGTTCCAGTTGCAGAAGGAGTGTATGTTCGGTGAGCAATTTCTCCTGGTTGGGGAAGACCCAATGATTGGTCTGTGGGATCCATCAAATGCCATACCACTCGACTGGTCAGAGGGACACACATGGAGTGTTGAGCTG GATGTGCACATTGATTTGACGATGCAATACAAGTTTATTCTTAAAAGAAGCACGGGAGAAATTGTTTGGCAACCTGGTCCAGACAGAATATTCAAGACATGGGAAAGCAGTAGCAGTGTAGTGATTGCAGAGGATTGGGAAAATGCTGGAGCTCAAAAAATTATGGAGGAGCAAGTGATCAATACTCCAGATTTGGAGCCTGTTGGTGCTGGAAATGTTTCTCTTCAGGGGGGAGAAGTTATGTCTGATGTCAACAAGGATTTAATGCTTTCAGGGCACATTGCCTGTGCAGAAGATAAATCAAATG GGGAATCTTTTGGTAGCAGAAAAGAGGTGCCAGTGCCAGCAGACAAGAATAATTGTACAACTCCAACTTGCAAGAACCCAGTAACCATGGAGGATGAAGAAACCTTGTTGACTTATGAACAGCGCACTGTTCTTGTACCTGGTTTGAAATCCTCCACAAGCAGTCTCTAG